Proteins encoded in a region of the Rutidosis leptorrhynchoides isolate AG116_Rl617_1_P2 chromosome 9, CSIRO_AGI_Rlap_v1, whole genome shotgun sequence genome:
- the LOC139866992 gene encoding uncharacterized protein: protein MKPNDDVWKDITSLSSPATNHFQNFFPPPLRSPVTTTHFFNQPSSTTTMLTLLTTTNSTHEHPCNKRHKPNPNPPPPPPSYSSSPPSMSPPEYSEKFRRLMKNRESAARSRARKQARADELEREVMRLAKENAKLKRLQKEGCVPHIPKESRLQRTKSAPF from the exons ATGAAACCAAATGATGACGTATGGAAAGATATCACTAGTCTCTCTTCTCCGGCGACCAACCACTTCCAAAACTTCTTTCCACCGCCTCTCCGGTCACCGGTAACCACCACTCATTTCTTCAATCAACCGTCATCAACTACCACTATGTTAACCCTACTCACCACTACTAACTCTACCCATGAACACCCTTGTAATAAAAGACATAAACCTAATCCTAATCCTCCACCACCTCCACCATCATATAGTAGCTCCCCACCGTCCATGTCACCACCGGAGTACAGTGAAAAGTTCCGGCGGTTGATGAAAAATAGGGAATCAGCTGCTCGATCTAGAGCTAGAAAACAG GCCCGTGCAGATGAGTTGGAGCGTGAAGTAATGCGATTAGCAAAGGAAAATGCTAAGCTAAAAAGGCTGCAAAAAGAA GGGTGTGTTCCCCATATTCCAAAAGAATCTAGGCTTCAAAGAACCAAAAGTGCTCCATTTTGA